Proteins found in one Lycium ferocissimum isolate CSIRO_LF1 chromosome 6, AGI_CSIRO_Lferr_CH_V1, whole genome shotgun sequence genomic segment:
- the LOC132060089 gene encoding calcium-binding protein CBP-like, which yields MSGYPQNPSGHSYGQPPPPPQPYSSAPYGGAPPSSAPPYGGDPPQSQPYGGAPPPYGVPAQVHSSAPPHSGPYGSNPFSTLTPSIFPPGTDPNVISCFQMADQDGSGLIDDKELQKALSSYNQSFGLRTVHLLMYLFTNTNIRKIGPKEFTAVFYSLQNWRVIFERFDKDRSGKIDSSELREALHSLGYAVYGPVLELLVSKFDKTGGMNKAIAYDNFIECCLTVKGLTEKFKEKDTTYSGSATFTYDSFMLTVLPFLIA from the exons ATGTCTGGTTACCCTCAAAATCCCTCCGGCCACAGTTACGgccaaccaccaccaccacctcaGCCGTATTCCTCCGCCCCATACGGCGGTGCACCGCCGTCTTCAGCTCCACCCTACGGTGGTGATCCGCCACAATCTCAGCCGTACGGCGGTGCACCACCACCCTACGGTGTTCCAGCACAAGTCCACAGTTCAGCTCCACCACACTCGGGTCCTTACGGGTCGAACCCGTTTTCGACTTTGACACCGTCTATTTTCCCACCCGGAACCGACCCGAATGTGATATCTTGCTTCCAAATGGCTGATCAGGATGGTAGTGGGTTGATTGATGATAAGGAACTGCAGAAAGCGCTATCTTCGTATAATCAGAGCTTTGGATTGAGAACTGTTCATCTTCTTATGTATCTCTTCACCAATACCAATATCAGAAAAATCG GTCCCAAAGAATTCACTGCAGTCTTCTATAGTCTTCAAAACTGGAGG GTAATTTTTGAGAGATTTGACAAAGATAGGAGTGGAAAAATTGATTCCTCTGAATTAAGAGAGGCCTTACATAGCTTGGGATATGCTGTATATGGTCCTGTTCTGGAGTTGCTGGTTTCCAAGTTTGATAAAACTGGTGGAATGAATAAAGCCATTGCATATGATAACTTCATTGA GTGCTGCCTCACTGTTAAG GGACTGACAGAAAAATTCAAGGAGAAGGATACTACATATTCTGGCTCAGCAACATTCACTTATGATTCCTTCATGCTAACTGTTCTGCCTTTCCTCATTGCTTAG